In Candidatus Thermokryptus mobilis, the DNA window TTTGTCATAAAATTGGGCTTGACTATGTCAGTTGCTCACCGTATAGGGTTCCAATAGCAAGATTGTCAGCTGCAAGGGCTGCACTTCTTTATGATGGTTTTAAGAAGAGGGAAATGGTTAAGAGAACTGATAGGAAGGCAGCTAAAAAGGTTAAGGCAACCGCTAAATCAAAGTCAAAAGCTAAGGTAAACAAACGTTAATTCCATGGCGGGGGGTGAATCCCCGCCTTTTTAAATTTAAATAAAATTTTAAAACGCTATGAAACTTTCGGATTTCAGTTATCAGCTTCCGAAAAACTTAATAGCGAAATATCCGGCTGAGCCAAGGGATAGTGCACGACTTCTTGTTCTTGACAGGAAAAGCAGGAAGATTGAGGACAAAGTTTTTACTGATATTGTTAATTATCTTGATCCTGGGGATTCGCTTGTCATCAATGTGTCAAAGGTTTTCCCTGCGAGATTGATAGGTAGAAAAGAGAAAACAGGGGCGAAGATTGAAATTCTTTTGTTAAGGGAGCTAAATCCCGAGGAGCATCTTTGGGATGTTTTAGTTGATCCAGCGCGTAAGGTTAGGATTGGGAACAAAATTTATTTTGGTGAAAACGATGAAGTTTATTGTGAGGTCATTGATAATACGACATCAAGGGGCAGGACGATAAAGTTTCATTATGAGGGTGATTTTTTTAGGTTTGTTGAGAAATATGGTCAAGTTCCTCTTCCGCCATATATAAAAAGACCACCTCAGGAAGAGGACAAGGAGTGGTATCAGACGGTTTATGCAAGTGTTGTTGGGTCAGTGGCTGCGCCAACAGCGGGATTACATTTTACAACGCGACTTTTGAAAAGAATTGAAAAGAAAGGTGTTAAAATCGTTCCGATAATTCTTCACATTGGGATAGGGACTTTTAGAAAAGTTGAAGTTGAGGATTTAAGTAAGCATAGGATGGATTCGGAGTATTTTGAGATTTCTCCTGAGAGTGCAAAGTTGATAAATGAAACGATAGATAAAAAGAAAAGCGTTGTAGCTGTTGGCACAAGCACTGTTAGAGCGCTTGAGTCAAGCGTTACAGCAGATGCCCATGTTAAACCTTATAAAGGTTGGACTGATAAATTTATTTATCCGCCTTACGAATTTAAAATTGTCGACAAACTTATAACGAATTTTCATATGCCTGAGTCAACTCCGCTTATACTTACAGCTGCCTTTGCAGGGCTTGATCTTTTGATGGAAGCTTACAGACACGCGATAAAAAACGGTTATAGATTTTTAAGCTACGGCGACGCAATGCTTATAATCTAAACCTAATTTTCCTCATTCCTTATGAAAACGCTCATCTTTGTTTCCCTCAACATTGTCATTTTTTTAATTTTTGTTCGTCTCCTCAGGCAAAAGAACCTTTTAAGTTATTTTGAATCAGGGCGTTGGTGGATAACTTGGCTTGCGGTATCAGTTATAACTTTGATGGATGAACTCACATCAATTTATTATGCCCCTTTTGAGGCATATAGATTTATTGGGATAAAGGCGATTGTTTACATCGCTTTGACCTCCCTTTTCATTCGCTTCCTTTCAACGCGAATGGTTGAAATTGCAGAAATACTTGAAGTTCATAATATAAAAGGTGGTGGTGTTTATTCATTTTCATATCTTGTCCTCGGACCAACCGCTTCGTTTATTGCGGTGGCTTCAATTCTTGTGACTTATATTTTAACTGCATCAATTTCAACTGTTAGTGCTGTTGAAAACGGCGCTGCTTTCCTTTCGGTTTCACCAGAGATTAAATTCATTCTAAAAATTTTTGTGGTTTGGTTTATAACGGGGCTTAACATCCTTGGCATAAGGGAAAACGCGAGATTTACATTTTTGATTTTCATTTTCGTTTCATTTGTGATTTTGAATTTAATCGCTGGGGGATTTTTGAATTTTTCCTCAAGTTCGCTTGCAAAGGTTTACGAAAGTTATTCGCTCTTTATATCAGATTTGAACGGCGATTCAATTTTTAAATCATATTCAAACGTAATTGCTGGGATTGGTAGTTGCATCCTTGCATATTCGGGTATTGAATCGGTGCTTCAAACAGCTTCACTTGTCAAAAGCTGGCATGATATAAGAAAGGCATATATTTTCCTCGCTCTAACGGTTGGAATAGTGACACCACTTATCGCTTTGTTTGCGCTTTCGTCAGGGATTGAACTTGAAAAGCATGAGACGGATCTGATACCTGCATTTGCAGAGAAAGTTAACGGTTACTGGTTTGGTGTAGCTGTTAGCGTTTTGGCGAGCGTGACGCTTATAATGGCTGTGAACACGGCGATGGTTGCATCATCAGAGTTAATAGAGAAAATCTGCGAGAGATATAACTTCCAATGGTTGATGAAGTTAAATCGTAGGGGCTCGCTTTATAGAATTCACATAATGAATGGTATATTCTACTCATTTATCCTTTTGATAACAAGCGGTA includes these proteins:
- a CDS encoding APC family permease, translated to MKTLIFVSLNIVIFLIFVRLLRQKNLLSYFESGRWWITWLAVSVITLMDELTSIYYAPFEAYRFIGIKAIVYIALTSLFIRFLSTRMVEIAEILEVHNIKGGGVYSFSYLVLGPTASFIAVASILVTYILTASISTVSAVENGAAFLSVSPEIKFILKIFVVWFITGLNILGIRENARFTFLIFIFVSFVILNLIAGGFLNFSSSSLAKVYESYSLFISDLNGDSIFKSYSNVIAGIGSCILAYSGIESVLQTASLVKSWHDIRKAYIFLALTVGIVTPLIALFALSSGIELEKHETDLIPAFAEKVNGYWFGVAVSVLASVTLIMAVNTAMVASSELIEKICERYNFQWLMKLNRRGSLYRIHIMNGIFYSFILLITSGSQAVLAEMYAVGLIASFAINIASLLIYRYLMGTKEITYHTSRVGTLVLFIFIVSIFIYIVLHRPYGAMLWLFMTIFFLLAGLRISKFRAPEIPIRRVTDNPMDIVFTIAEIDSNEVHIHFKRPRENIGQIDSNSIYVSFYSPRLDKPEKKFQRHFWIAIQPRMNLFDMIVGLLNTISYDAPPDKKIHIHFGWPLSSWLDRMSTGIMVYNIMNLPRKFPRFIFHIDYPGNEEQKDGGPT
- the queA gene encoding tRNA preQ1(34) S-adenosylmethionine ribosyltransferase-isomerase QueA — protein: MKLSDFSYQLPKNLIAKYPAEPRDSARLLVLDRKSRKIEDKVFTDIVNYLDPGDSLVINVSKVFPARLIGRKEKTGAKIEILLLRELNPEEHLWDVLVDPARKVRIGNKIYFGENDEVYCEVIDNTTSRGRTIKFHYEGDFFRFVEKYGQVPLPPYIKRPPQEEDKEWYQTVYASVVGSVAAPTAGLHFTTRLLKRIEKKGVKIVPIILHIGIGTFRKVEVEDLSKHRMDSEYFEISPESAKLINETIDKKKSVVAVGTSTVRALESSVTADAHVKPYKGWTDKFIYPPYEFKIVDKLITNFHMPESTPLILTAAFAGLDLLMEAYRHAIKNGYRFLSYGDAMLII